The DNA sequence AATAGCTAAAATTACGATTGCTATTCCGGCTTCAAAGCCACCACCTGCGTCATTTCGTCCAACTGCATAATACACCTTAGTACCTAACCCCATGGCACCGATCATTGATGCAATAACGACCATTGAAAGGGCAAGCATAATACTTTGATTAATTCCAGCCATTATTGTACTTTTGGCCATCGGAAGTTGAACTTTAATAAGCTTTTGCCATCCTGTTGAACCAAAGGCCTCGGCAGCCTCAATTAACTCAGTGGAAACTTGACGAATTCCTAGATTTGTTAATCGAACGGTTGGTGGCATCGCAAATATAACGGAGGCAACTACCCCCGGCACCATCCCAATTCCAAAGAATGCAACTGCAGGTATTAAATATACGAAGGCAGGCATCGTTTGCATAAAATCGAGAATCGGTTTCACAATGCTTTCTACGACTTTGCTCTTGGCCATCCAAATCCCTAAGGGAATCCCAATAAGGACCGAGATCAGACCGCTTGTAAGAACTAACGAAAGCGTCAGAATCATGTCGTTCCAATAGCCTAAATTATCTATGAAGAATAATCCGATAAATACAAAAAGTGGTAAGTTCCATTTTCGCTTACTAATGAAATAGGCGAGTCCCGTTACTAGAATGATAAATAACCAGATTGGGATAATTGCTAGTGCGACACCTATTGTATCGACTAGGAAGCGAATCGTTGCGGTTACAGCGATAAAGAAAGCATCAGCATTTTTCAACCAATCCACAAAATGGTCAATCCAATCAGCGAGTGGAAGTTTCGGAAATAGTTCCATTGCTATTCACCTCACTTCCTGAAAGGGCAGCCAGTACAGCACCTCTTACAATAATTCCTTTAAGGCGTTTGTTTTCAACGACAGCCAGAGGAAGCCGGCTAGTAGATAACACATCCATCAAATCATAGAGTGGTGTTTCTACAGAAACTTCAGGAACTTGGTTATCAATAATTCCTTCTAAACTATTACTATTATTTTTTACTAGTTTAGACACGTCGTCGGCATGAACGACACCAACTAATTCCTTGTTTCTTGTAGTTACATAAATGCTAGAGATTCCCGCTTCTTTCATTCTCTTAAGGGCGACACGAGGGCCATCTTTTTCTAGCGTAACGACTTCAGGACGACGCATCACATGTTGTGCCGTAAATACCTTTGAGCGGTCAACATCTTCTACGAATCGCTCCACATACTCATTTTCTGGATTTGTTAAAATTTCTTCAGGAGTCCCGATTTGAATAATGGCTCCGTCTTTCATAATCATGATGCGGTCACCAATTCGTAACGCTTCATCTAAATCATGCGTAATGAAAATAATTGTTTTTTTCATGGTTTCTTGTAATTCTAAAAGCTCATCTTGCATGTCTTTACGAATGAGCGGGTCAAGCGCTGAAAATGCCTCGTCCATTAACAAAACATCAGGGTCATTCGCTAATGCACGAGCCAAGCCAACACGTTGCTGCATTCCACCAGATAGTTCGTTTGGGAACTTTTCTTCGTATCCCTTTAATCCAACTAATTCTAGTGATTGTTGTGCTGTTTGTTTTCTTTCTTTTTTAGGTACGCCTTGAATTTCTAATCCGTACTCAACGTTCTCGATAATTGTACGGAATGGAAATAAAGCAAACTTCTGGAAGACCATTGTCATGTTTTGACGGCGCACATCTCGTAATGTTTTTTCATCCATTGTTGCTAAATCGACCCCATCAATAATGATGCTTCCTGCTGTTGGCTCAATCAAACGGTTTAGAAGCCTAATTAATGTTGACTTTCCACTTCCTGATAAGCCCATAATGACAAATATTTCACCCTCATTAACCTCAAATGTTGCTTTATTCACACCAACCGTATGTCCGGTTTCTTTTAAGATATAGTCC is a window from the Bacillus alkalicellulosilyticus genome containing:
- a CDS encoding ABC transporter permease, encoding MELFPKLPLADWIDHFVDWLKNADAFFIAVTATIRFLVDTIGVALAIIPIWLFIILVTGLAYFISKRKWNLPLFVFIGLFFIDNLGYWNDMILTLSLVLTSGLISVLIGIPLGIWMAKSKVVESIVKPILDFMQTMPAFVYLIPAVAFFGIGMVPGVVASVIFAMPPTVRLTNLGIRQVSTELIEAAEAFGSTGWQKLIKVQLPMAKSTIMAGINQSIMLALSMVVIASMIGAMGLGTKVYYAVGRNDAGGGFEAGIAIVILAIILDRLTQSFNQEKGNS
- a CDS encoding quaternary amine ABC transporter ATP-binding protein, whose translation is MSKIKVKSLTKIFGKKTKRSFEMLHQDKSKDYILKETGHTVGVNKATFEVNEGEIFVIMGLSGSGKSTLIRLLNRLIEPTAGSIIIDGVDLATMDEKTLRDVRRQNMTMVFQKFALFPFRTIIENVEYGLEIQGVPKKERKQTAQQSLELVGLKGYEEKFPNELSGGMQQRVGLARALANDPDVLLMDEAFSALDPLIRKDMQDELLELQETMKKTIIFITHDLDEALRIGDRIMIMKDGAIIQIGTPEEILTNPENEYVERFVEDVDRSKVFTAQHVMRRPEVVTLEKDGPRVALKRMKEAGISSIYVTTRNKELVGVVHADDVSKLVKNNSNSLEGIIDNQVPEVSVETPLYDLMDVLSTSRLPLAVVENKRLKGIIVRGAVLAALSGSEVNSNGTISETSTR